A region from the Onychostoma macrolepis isolate SWU-2019 chromosome 18, ASM1243209v1, whole genome shotgun sequence genome encodes:
- the mafa gene encoding transcription factor Maf, producing the protein MASELALSSSDLPTSPLAMEYVNDFDLMKFEVKKEPLEPDRSISQCSRLIAGGSLSSTPMSTPCSSVPPSPSFSAPSPGSGSEQKAHLEDFYWMTGYQQQLNPEALGFSPEDAVEALISSTHQLQSFDGYARGQQFSSAAGAGGAMAGEEMGSAAAVVSAVIAAAAAQNGAPHHHHHHHHHSHHQQHQTPGVQSSNNSSATHHQHSHLDDRFSDEQLVTMSVRELNRQLRGVSKEEVIRLKQKRRTLKNRGYAQSCRYKRVQQRHVLEGEKTQLMQQVDHLKQEISRLVRERDAYKEKYEKLVSSGFRENSSSSDNNPSSPEFFMSSRKFLHL; encoded by the exons ATGGCATCAGAGCTGGCACTGAGCAGCTCCGACCTGCCCACCAGTCCCCTGGCCATGGAATATGTTAATGACTTCGATCTGATGAAGTTTGAGGTGAAGAAAGAGCCACTGGAGCCCGATCGCAGCATCAGCCAGTGCAGCCGCCTGATCGCCGGGGGCTCCCTGTCTTCCACCCCGATGAGCACGCCCTGCAGCTCGGTTCCCCCTTCCCCAAGCTTCTCGGCGCCCAGCCCTGGCTCCGGGAGCGAGCAGAAGGCGCATCTGGAGGATTTCTACTGGATGACCGGCTATCAGCAGCAGCTCAACCCGGAGGCGTTGGGCTTCAGTCCCGAGGACGCGGTTGAAGCGCTGATCAGCAGCACACATCAGCTCCAGAGCTTCGACGGCTATGCTAGAGGGCAGCAATTCAGTAGCGCAGCCGGCGCGGGAGGCGCCATGGCCGGGGAGGAGATGGGCTCCGCCGCCGCGGTGGTGTCCGCAGTCATTGCCGCCGCTGCAGCGCAGAACGGGGCACCTCACCACCATCACCACCATCATCACCACAGCCACCACCAGCAGCACCAAACCCCAGGGGTCCAGTCCAGCAACAACTCCTCTGCCACCCACCACCAGCACTCCCACCTGGATGACCGCTTCTCGGACGAGCAACTCGTTACCATGTCCGTGCGGGAGCTCAACCGGCAGCTGCGCGGCGTCAGCAAAGAGGAGGTGATCCGACTCAAACAGAAGAGGAGAACCCTCAAAAACAGAGGCTATGCCCAGTCGTGTCGCTACAAGAGGGTCCAGCAGAGGCACGTATTGGAGGGCGAGAAGACACAGCTCATGCAGCAGGTGGACCACCTCAAACAAGAGATCTCCAGACTGGTGCGTGAGAGAGACGCGTACAAAGAGAAGTACGAGAAGCTCGTGAGCAGCGGCTTCCGAGAAAACTCGTCGAGCAGCGACAACAACCCCTCATCCCCGGAGTTTTTCAT GTCTTCTAGAAAGTTCCTTCATCTGTGA